A section of the Pseudomonas sp. FP453 genome encodes:
- the ampD gene encoding 1,6-anhydro-N-acetylmuramyl-L-alanine amidase AmpD, with protein sequence MQLDPLSGWCKGIRHCPSPNFNERPAGEISLLVVHNISLPPAQFATGKVQEFFQNRLDVTEHPYFEGIADLRVSAHFLIERDGAVTQFVSCIDRAWHAGVSCFEGRETCNDFSLGIELEGTDDLPFTDAQYTALTDLTRQLLAAYPGITHQRICGHSDIAPGRKTDPGPAFDWARFRGALQDGGHAQ encoded by the coding sequence ATGCAGTTGGACCCCCTCAGCGGTTGGTGCAAGGGCATCCGTCATTGCCCTTCGCCCAACTTCAACGAGCGCCCCGCTGGCGAAATCTCGCTGTTGGTGGTGCATAACATCAGCCTGCCACCGGCGCAGTTTGCCACCGGCAAGGTGCAGGAATTTTTCCAGAACCGCCTGGATGTCACGGAACACCCTTACTTTGAAGGGATCGCCGACCTACGCGTGTCCGCGCATTTTCTGATTGAGCGCGACGGCGCCGTAACGCAGTTTGTGTCCTGCATCGACCGAGCGTGGCATGCCGGGGTCTCGTGTTTCGAGGGGCGTGAGACGTGCAATGACTTTTCCCTGGGTATCGAGCTGGAAGGCACGGATGATTTGCCATTCACCGACGCCCAATACACGGCGCTGACCGACCTGACCCGGCAATTGCTGGCGGCTTACCCAGGCATTACCCACCAGCGCATTTGTGGTCACAGCGATATCGCCCCGGGGCGCAAGACCGACCCCGGCCCGGCTTTTGATTGGGCGCGTTTTCGGGGCGCCCTGCAGGATGGAGGACACGCACAATGA
- the nadC gene encoding carboxylating nicotinate-nucleotide diphosphorylase — MPNLRLADLTAEIEANVRRALLEDIGSGDITAQLIPAERLAKATIITRDAAVIAGTAWVDAVFRQLDPRVAVHWQVADGERVSPNQALFHLEGPARSLLSGERSALNFLQLLSGVATRAQFLADFVASTQVKLLDTRKTLPGLRLAQKYAVTCGGCHNHRIGLYDAFLIKENHIAACGGIAQAITAAHKIAPGKPVEIEVESLEELREALAAGADIIMLDELSLDDMREAVRLNAGKAKLEASGGINESTLLPIAETGVDYISIGAMTKDVKAVDLSMRLSI, encoded by the coding sequence ATGCCGAATCTCCGTCTTGCCGACCTCACCGCCGAAATCGAAGCCAACGTGCGCCGCGCGCTGCTCGAAGACATCGGCAGCGGCGATATCACCGCGCAATTGATCCCGGCCGAGCGGCTGGCCAAGGCCACGATCATTACCCGCGATGCGGCGGTGATTGCCGGCACCGCCTGGGTGGATGCGGTATTCCGCCAGTTGGACCCACGCGTCGCCGTGCATTGGCAGGTGGCCGACGGTGAGCGCGTCAGCCCCAACCAGGCGCTGTTCCACCTCGAAGGCCCGGCCCGCTCGCTGCTCAGTGGCGAGCGCAGCGCCCTGAACTTCCTGCAACTGCTGTCTGGTGTGGCGACGCGCGCCCAATTCCTGGCGGACTTTGTCGCCAGCACCCAGGTCAAGCTGCTGGACACCCGCAAGACATTGCCGGGCCTGCGCCTGGCGCAGAAATATGCGGTCACCTGCGGCGGCTGTCACAACCACCGCATCGGTTTGTATGACGCGTTCCTGATCAAGGAAAACCATATTGCCGCCTGCGGTGGCATTGCCCAGGCCATTACGGCCGCCCACAAGATCGCGCCGGGAAAACCGGTGGAAATCGAAGTGGAGAGCCTGGAAGAATTGCGTGAAGCGCTGGCGGCCGGCGCCGACATCATCATGCTCGACGAACTGAGCCTGGACGATATGCGTGAAGCGGTTCGCCTGAATGCCGGCAAGGCCAAGCTGGAAGCCAGCGGCGGGATCAATGAAAGCACGCTGCTGCCGATCGCGGAAACCGGCGTGGACTACATCTCCATTGGCGCGATGACCAAGGATGTGAAGGCGGTGGATTTGTCGATGCGGCTCAGTATCTGA
- the ptsP gene encoding phosphoenolpyruvate--protein phosphotransferase, with protein MLELTHEQISMGQVAVDKSAALHLLAEKLVADGLVAEGYLSGLQAREAQGSTFLGQGIAIPHGTPETRDQVFATGVRLLQFPEGVDWGDGQIVYLAIGIAAKSDEHLRLLQLLTRALGETDLGQALRRAGSAEALLKLLQGAPQELALDAQMISLGVSADDFEELVWRGARLLRQADCVSNGFAAVLQQVDALPLGDGLWWLHSEQTVKRPGLAFVTPDKPMRYLGQPLNGLFCLASLGEAHQTLLERLCALLIEGRGQELGRATSSRAVLEVLGGELPPDWPSARITLANAHGLHARPAKILAQLAKSFDGDLRVRIVDGPVGAVSVKSLSKLLSLGARRGQVLEFVAEPTIAGDALPALLAAVTEGLGEEIEPLPTVSAQPTSVDIEPQISAPLSGSQLQAIAAAPGIAIGPAHIQIQQVFDYPLRGESSAIERQRLQAALADVRRDIQGLIERSQAKAIREIFITHQEMLDDPELSDEVDTRLKQGESAEAAWMSVIEAAAKQQESLQDALLAERAADLRDIGRRVLAQLCGVETAREPSEPYILVMDEVGPSDVARLDPARVAGILTARGGATAHSAIVARALGIPALVGAGPAVLLLAAGTPLLLDGQRGRLHVDADAATLQRATVERDTREQRLQAASAQRHEPALTRDGHAVEVFANIGESAGVASAVEQGAEGIGLLRTELIFMAHPQAPDEATQEAEYRRVLDGLGGRPLVVRTLDVGGDKPLPYWPIAEEENPFLGVRGIRLTLQRPQIMEAQLRALLRSADSRPLRIMFPMVGSVDEWRAARDMTERLRLEIPVADLQLGIMIEVPSAALLAPVLAKEVDFFSVGTNDLTQYTLAIDRGHPTLSAQADGLHPAVLQLIDITVRAAHAHGKWVGVCGELAADPLAVPVLIGLGVDELSVSARSIPEVKARVREFSLSEAQGLAQKALAVGSPAEVRALVEAV; from the coding sequence ATGCTTGAGCTCACCCACGAGCAGATTTCCATGGGCCAGGTGGCTGTGGATAAGTCTGCTGCCTTGCACCTGCTCGCTGAAAAACTGGTGGCCGACGGCCTGGTCGCCGAGGGTTACCTCAGCGGTTTGCAAGCCCGTGAAGCCCAAGGTTCGACCTTTCTCGGCCAAGGTATTGCGATCCCCCACGGCACCCCTGAAACCCGCGACCAGGTGTTTGCCACCGGCGTGCGCCTGCTGCAGTTCCCCGAAGGGGTGGACTGGGGCGACGGCCAGATCGTCTACCTGGCGATTGGCATTGCCGCCAAATCCGATGAACACCTGCGCCTGCTGCAACTGCTGACCCGCGCCCTCGGTGAGACCGACCTCGGCCAGGCACTGCGCCGCGCCGGTAGTGCCGAAGCCTTGCTCAAACTGTTGCAAGGCGCGCCGCAAGAACTGGCGCTGGATGCACAGATGATCAGCCTGGGCGTGTCGGCCGATGATTTCGAAGAGCTTGTCTGGAGAGGTGCGCGCCTGTTGCGCCAGGCCGATTGTGTGAGCAACGGTTTCGCCGCCGTGTTGCAGCAGGTCGACGCGCTGCCCCTGGGCGATGGCCTGTGGTGGCTGCACAGCGAGCAAACGGTCAAGCGCCCGGGCCTGGCGTTTGTCACCCCGGACAAACCCATGCGCTACCTCGGCCAGCCGCTCAACGGCCTGTTCTGCCTGGCCAGCCTTGGCGAAGCCCACCAAACCTTGCTGGAACGCCTGTGTGCCTTGCTGATCGAAGGCCGTGGCCAGGAACTGGGCCGCGCCACCAGCAGCCGCGCCGTACTCGAAGTGCTCGGCGGCGAACTGCCGCCCGACTGGCCCAGCGCGCGCATTACCCTGGCCAACGCCCACGGCCTGCACGCGCGGCCGGCGAAGATCCTCGCGCAATTGGCAAAAAGTTTTGACGGCGACTTGCGCGTACGCATCGTCGATGGCCCGGTGGGCGCCGTCTCGGTCAAGAGCCTGAGCAAACTGTTGAGCCTTGGCGCGCGCCGTGGCCAGGTGCTGGAATTTGTCGCCGAACCGACGATTGCCGGCGATGCGCTGCCAGCGCTGTTGGCCGCCGTGACCGAAGGCCTGGGTGAAGAGATCGAGCCGCTGCCCACCGTCAGCGCGCAACCGACCAGCGTCGATATCGAGCCGCAGATCAGCGCGCCGCTCAGTGGCAGCCAACTCCAGGCCATCGCCGCCGCGCCGGGCATCGCCATCGGCCCGGCACATATCCAGATTCAACAGGTGTTCGACTACCCGCTGCGCGGCGAGTCCTCGGCCATCGAGCGCCAACGCCTGCAAGCCGCCCTGGCCGATGTGCGCCGTGATATCCAGGGCCTGATTGAACGCAGCCAGGCCAAGGCGATCCGCGAGATTTTCATCACCCACCAGGAAATGCTCGACGACCCGGAACTCAGCGACGAAGTCGACACCCGCCTCAAGCAAGGCGAAAGCGCCGAAGCCGCGTGGATGAGCGTGATCGAAGCCGCCGCCAAGCAGCAGGAATCGTTGCAGGACGCCTTGCTCGCCGAGCGCGCCGCCGACCTGCGGGACATTGGCCGCCGGGTGCTGGCGCAATTGTGCGGCGTCGAAACCGCCCGCGAGCCGAGCGAGCCGTACATCCTGGTGATGGACGAAGTCGGCCCGTCCGACGTGGCGCGCCTTGATCCGGCCCGCGTCGCCGGCATCCTCACCGCCCGTGGCGGCGCCACGGCCCACAGTGCCATCGTCGCCCGCGCCCTCGGCATTCCGGCGCTGGTGGGCGCCGGCCCCGCCGTATTGCTGCTGGCCGCCGGCACGCCCTTGCTGCTGGACGGCCAGCGCGGCCGCCTGCATGTGGACGCCGACGCGGCCACCCTGCAACGGGCCACCGTCGAGCGCGACACCCGCGAACAACGCCTGCAAGCCGCCTCAGCCCAGCGCCATGAGCCGGCGCTGACCCGTGACGGTCATGCCGTGGAAGTGTTCGCCAATATCGGCGAAAGCGCCGGTGTGGCCAGCGCGGTGGAGCAGGGCGCCGAAGGCATTGGCCTGCTGCGCACCGAACTGATTTTCATGGCCCACCCGCAAGCGCCGGACGAAGCCACCCAGGAAGCCGAATACCGCCGCGTCCTCGATGGCCTCGGCGGGCGTCCGCTGGTGGTGCGCACCCTTGATGTGGGCGGCGACAAACCGCTGCCGTATTGGCCGATTGCCGAGGAAGAAAACCCTTTCCTCGGCGTGCGTGGCATCCGTCTCACCTTGCAACGCCCGCAGATCATGGAAGCGCAATTGCGCGCGCTACTACGTTCCGCGGATAGCCGCCCGCTGCGCATCATGTTCCCCATGGTCGGCAGCGTGGATGAGTGGCGCGCTGCCCGCGACATGACCGAGCGCCTGCGTCTGGAAATCCCGGTGGCCGACCTGCAACTGGGGATCATGATCGAAGTGCCGTCGGCGGCCTTGCTCGCCCCGGTGCTGGCCAAGGAAGTGGACTTCTTCAGCGTCGGCACCAACGACCTGACCCAATACACCCTGGCCATCGACCGTGGCCATCCGACCCTGTCCGCCCAGGCCGACGGCCTGCACCCGGCGGTGTTGCAACTGATCGACATCACCGTGCGCGCGGCCCATGCCCATGGCAAATGGGTCGGCGTGTGCGGCGAGCTGGCGGCCGATCCGCTGGCGGTGCCGGTGCTGATCGGCCTGGGGGTGGACGAGTTGAGCGTGTCGGCCCGCAGCATTCCCGAAGTCAAGGCGCGGGTGCGTGAATTCAGTCTGAGCGAGGCCCAGGGCCTGGCGCAAAAAGCCCTTGCGGTGGGTTCGCCCGCCGAAGTGCGTGCCCTTGTGGAGGCCGTGTAG
- a CDS encoding methyl-accepting chemotaxis protein, whose translation MSSTAQEVARSAAAAVSSAHSVNDETVSGRSLVQSQQGSIARLASEIDQSVRVINQLATDSQSISSVLEVIKSIAEQTNLLALNAAIEAARAGEQGRGFAVVADEVRTLARRTQHSTEEIEQMISRLHSGVAAAVKAMGSSHEMANGTVGQSEKVQQALENILGAVGMIVDQNQQIAAAVEQQTAVAHDIDQNIVEINRAGEHAAHGAHQTEAASRQLSMQVIELKQLIGAFRV comes from the coding sequence ATGTCGTCCACCGCCCAGGAAGTGGCGCGCAGCGCGGCGGCGGCGGTGAGCAGCGCACACAGCGTCAACGATGAAACCGTCAGTGGGCGCAGCCTGGTGCAATCCCAGCAGGGCAGCATTGCGCGGCTGGCCTCGGAGATCGACCAGTCGGTGCGGGTGATCAACCAGTTGGCCACCGACAGCCAGTCCATCAGCAGCGTGTTGGAAGTGATCAAAAGCATTGCTGAGCAAACCAACCTGCTGGCGCTCAATGCCGCCATCGAGGCCGCACGTGCCGGCGAGCAGGGGCGTGGCTTTGCGGTGGTGGCTGATGAGGTGCGCACCCTGGCCCGGCGCACGCAACACTCCACCGAAGAAATCGAGCAGATGATCAGCCGCTTGCACAGCGGTGTGGCGGCGGCGGTGAAGGCCATGGGCAGCAGCCATGAAATGGCGAATGGTACCGTGGGGCAGTCAGAAAAAGTCCAGCAGGCCCTGGAGAACATCCTCGGTGCTGTAGGCATGATCGTCGATCAGAACCAGCAGATTGCCGCCGCCGTGGAGCAGCAAACGGCGGTCGCCCACGATATCGATCAGAATATCGTCGAAATCAATCGCGCCGGCGAGCATGCGGCCCACGGGGCCCATCAGACCGAAGCGGCCAGCCGGCAGTTGTCGATGCAGGTGATTGAGTTGAAGCAATTGATCGGCGCCTTTCGGGTGTAG
- a CDS encoding TatD family hydrolase, whose translation MELIDTHTHLDFADFDSDRREVLAHSRALGVRRMVVLGVYQQNWQRLWDLVQGDEGLFAAFGLHPVYLDDHRPADLVELGDWLTRLNGHRQLCAVGEIGLDYFLEHLDRERQQSLFDAQLKLAVDFQLPALLHVRRSHAAVIATLKRIRLPRGGIIHAFAGSTEEAREYIKLGFKLGLGGAATWPQALRMHKVLAQLPLDSVVLETDSPDMAPAMYPGQRNSPQHLPDICRALAERMGIEPLLLAQASTRNACELFEW comes from the coding sequence GTGGAGCTGATCGACACCCACACCCACCTGGACTTCGCGGACTTCGACAGCGACCGCCGCGAAGTCCTCGCCCACAGCCGCGCACTCGGCGTGCGGCGCATGGTGGTGCTGGGGGTGTATCAGCAGAATTGGCAGCGGTTGTGGGATCTGGTGCAAGGGGATGAAGGTTTGTTCGCAGCCTTTGGCCTGCACCCGGTGTATCTCGATGACCATCGCCCCGCCGACCTGGTGGAACTGGGGGATTGGCTGACCCGCCTAAACGGCCACCGGCAACTGTGTGCGGTGGGCGAGATCGGCCTGGATTACTTTCTCGAACACCTGGACCGCGAGCGCCAGCAAAGCCTGTTCGACGCCCAGCTGAAACTGGCCGTGGACTTCCAACTGCCAGCGCTGCTGCATGTGCGCCGCAGCCACGCGGCGGTGATCGCCACCCTCAAGCGCATCCGCCTGCCACGGGGCGGCATCATCCATGCCTTCGCCGGCAGCACGGAGGAAGCCCGCGAATATATCAAGCTGGGTTTCAAACTCGGCCTGGGCGGAGCGGCCACTTGGCCCCAGGCGTTGCGCATGCACAAGGTGCTGGCGCAGTTGCCGCTGGACAGCGTGGTGCTGGAGACCGACTCACCGGACATGGCTCCCGCCATGTACCCCGGCCAGCGCAACAGCCCCCAGCACCTGCCGGACATTTGCCGCGCCCTGGCCGAGCGCATGGGCATCGAACCGCTATTGCTCGCGCAGGCGAGTACACGCAATGCGTGCGAGCTGTTCGAGTGGTAG
- the cra gene encoding catabolite repressor/activator: protein MKLSDIARLAGVSVTTASYVINGKAEQQRISSATVERVRAVVEAHGFTPNPQAAGLRSRHTRTLGFILPDLENPSYARIAKLLEQGARARGYQLLIASSDDDANSERQLLQLFRARRCDALFVASCLPASDDSYRELQAKGLPIIAIDRVMETAQFCSVVSDDRQACQQLTASLLQPLPKQIVLIGARPELSISQERAAGFRDALQGFSGEVIVEQGDAFSRDCGRQLMEQLLQQLGHLPDALVTTSYVLLQGVFDALHDFPLKSRPLRLGTFGDTQLLDFLPLPVNAMAQQHQLIADTALKLALAAIEEQHYQPGVHAIGRTFKQRIREA, encoded by the coding sequence TTGAAACTCAGTGATATTGCACGCTTGGCCGGTGTGTCCGTAACCACCGCCAGCTACGTCATCAATGGCAAGGCCGAACAACAACGCATCAGCAGCGCTACCGTCGAGCGCGTGCGTGCCGTGGTTGAAGCCCATGGGTTTACACCCAACCCCCAAGCCGCCGGGCTGCGCAGTCGGCACACGCGCACCTTGGGTTTTATCCTGCCTGACCTGGAAAACCCCAGTTACGCACGTATCGCCAAACTGCTGGAGCAAGGCGCACGGGCACGCGGCTATCAGTTGCTGATCGCCAGCTCCGACGACGACGCCAACAGCGAGCGCCAGTTGCTGCAACTGTTTCGCGCGCGGCGCTGCGATGCGCTGTTTGTCGCCAGTTGCCTGCCGGCCAGCGACGACAGCTACCGCGAACTGCAAGCCAAGGGCCTGCCGATCATTGCCATCGACCGGGTGATGGAAACCGCGCAGTTCTGCTCGGTGGTCAGCGACGACCGCCAGGCCTGCCAGCAACTGACCGCCAGCCTGCTGCAACCGCTGCCCAAGCAGATCGTGCTGATCGGTGCACGGCCGGAGCTGAGCATCAGCCAGGAGCGCGCGGCGGGTTTCCGTGACGCGCTGCAGGGGTTCAGCGGCGAGGTGATCGTCGAACAAGGCGACGCCTTCAGCCGCGACTGTGGCCGACAACTGATGGAGCAACTTCTACAGCAACTGGGGCATTTGCCTGACGCACTGGTGACGACGTCCTACGTGCTGCTGCAAGGCGTGTTTGATGCACTGCATGACTTCCCGCTCAAATCGCGGCCCCTGCGCCTGGGCACCTTCGGTGACACCCAGTTGCTGGATTTCCTGCCGCTGCCGGTCAACGCCATGGCCCAGCAACATCAGTTGATCGCCGACACTGCGCTGAAACTGGCCCTGGCGGCCATCGAAGAACAGCATTACCAGCCGGGCGTGCATGCCATCGGCCGGACCTTCAAGCAGCGTATCCGCGAGGCCTGA
- the ampE gene encoding regulatory signaling modulator protein AmpE, producing MSFLVLVLAVWIEKFSALRQRLQRDGGWLRELAKLESNPRMGKQPWLILVLLVLLPVALLALLLLVLEPVAYGLLALPVHLLVVIYSLGRGDLLAGLGPFRDAWRRGDLQAAEHVAERDLKLGADSGEQLLERVQGHLLWQAYQSFFAVIFWYFLLGPVAALAYRLLALASEHSQNPLVAERAGQLRHAFDWLPVRLLAASFALVGNFVAVSRVMLHELLSWDISAAQLVEKVGLVAAEIPPPVVGADGINSLDRLWELLLRAAVLWYAGFAIWTVLP from the coding sequence ATGAGTTTCCTGGTATTGGTGCTGGCAGTGTGGATCGAGAAATTCTCGGCCTTGCGCCAGCGGTTGCAGCGCGACGGTGGATGGCTGCGCGAGCTGGCCAAGCTGGAATCGAACCCGCGCATGGGCAAGCAGCCTTGGCTGATCCTGGTGCTGCTGGTGTTGCTGCCCGTGGCGTTGCTGGCGCTGTTGCTGCTGGTGCTGGAACCCGTGGCCTACGGCCTACTGGCCCTGCCGGTGCACCTGTTGGTGGTGATCTACAGCCTGGGGCGCGGCGATCTACTGGCCGGGCTCGGGCCGTTTCGGGACGCCTGGCGGCGTGGCGACCTGCAAGCCGCCGAGCACGTGGCCGAGCGCGACCTGAAGCTGGGCGCCGACAGTGGCGAGCAACTGCTCGAACGCGTGCAGGGGCATCTGCTGTGGCAGGCGTACCAGAGCTTTTTCGCGGTGATTTTCTGGTACTTCCTGCTGGGCCCGGTCGCGGCACTGGCTTATCGCCTGTTGGCCTTGGCCAGCGAACACAGCCAGAACCCTCTGGTCGCCGAGCGCGCCGGGCAGTTGCGCCATGCGTTTGACTGGCTGCCGGTGCGCTTGCTGGCGGCCAGCTTTGCCCTGGTGGGCAACTTCGTCGCGGTCAGCCGCGTGATGCTCCACGAACTGCTGAGTTGGGACATCAGCGCCGCTCAGTTGGTGGAGAAAGTCGGCCTGGTCGCCGCTGAAATCCCACCACCGGTGGTCGGCGCAGACGGCATCAACAGCCTCGACCGACTGTGGGAACTGCTGCTGCGCGCGGCGGTGCTGTGGTATGCCGGCTTCGCGATCTGGACCGTGTTGCCCTAA
- a CDS encoding DUF1631 domain-containing protein → MHNDGKVVPINKAQAMPSPLARLPVVLLQVRDKAAQQLQQGLQELFDNADDTLFEMADKARNNLDHHIFFEAMRDLRLKRKNFERVFMEQLFAAFANLGLAGPGERQLVPVVSYDAVPGTSRDELEKAVALEAMLGRVRHRDGLALGQLTARLSAVLVKGLDERENPLGPALLCEFFLRAGRSLGVEIRVKLIMLKLFEKYVLSDADQLYGEANQLLVATGVLPELKAAPSRRPGGRAAREHLRKDSLPATDAPLDENGQQAFAALQERLKAVRGSVAPTLEASAELQPIATRDLLRLLSHLQQYVPTPDTEDDVDLRNQLGQLLTRVSVKSGKSRVVEVADEDVINLMALLFEFIRKDRNLPGALRALIARLQIPLLKVAVLDKSFFSRPSHPVRRLLNEVGCAAVQWSPREDYQRDALYLRIEQVVQRLLNEFVEDPAIFSQLLVEFTAFIADEQRRSALVEQHTRDAEQARVLSDAARERVAQVLNQRLLGKALPPAVVQFVQQAWSQVLLLASLKHGEQSVQWQSALRTLDELIWSVGLQSDTEAGRHLLERLPGLLKALRDGLTSAAFDPFSTREFFVRLQVLHVQPLTGVEVLSVVREPFTFGAEVPDTAQDLPGDDPDLISALQMRIGDWVEFQQGNDAALRCKLTAIVAPANRYIFINHTGLKVLEQNLGELAQAFKRGDLRRLDDGLLFDRALATVLGNLRQLNRGKPSQPQG, encoded by the coding sequence ATGCACAATGACGGAAAGGTGGTGCCGATCAACAAGGCACAGGCTATGCCATCGCCGCTCGCGCGCTTGCCGGTGGTGTTGCTGCAGGTCCGTGACAAGGCTGCCCAGCAGTTGCAGCAAGGTCTGCAGGAGCTGTTCGATAACGCCGACGACACCCTCTTCGAAATGGCCGACAAGGCGCGTAACAACCTCGATCACCATATTTTCTTTGAAGCCATGCGCGACCTGCGCCTCAAGCGCAAGAATTTCGAGCGCGTGTTCATGGAGCAGCTGTTCGCCGCCTTCGCCAACCTGGGCCTGGCGGGGCCGGGTGAGCGGCAGCTCGTGCCGGTGGTGTCCTACGACGCGGTGCCAGGCACATCCCGCGACGAGCTGGAGAAAGCCGTGGCGCTGGAGGCCATGCTGGGGCGGGTGCGACATCGCGACGGCCTGGCCCTGGGGCAACTGACGGCGCGCTTGAGTGCCGTGCTGGTCAAGGGCCTGGACGAGCGCGAGAACCCATTGGGGCCGGCCCTGTTGTGTGAGTTTTTCCTGCGGGCCGGGCGCAGCCTGGGGGTGGAAATCCGCGTCAAGCTGATCATGCTCAAGCTGTTTGAAAAGTACGTGCTCAGCGACGCCGACCAACTGTATGGCGAAGCCAATCAGCTGTTGGTCGCCACCGGCGTGTTGCCCGAACTCAAGGCGGCGCCCTCGCGGCGCCCCGGCGGGCGGGCGGCCCGTGAACACTTGCGTAAAGACAGCTTGCCGGCCACCGATGCACCGCTGGACGAAAACGGCCAGCAAGCGTTTGCCGCCTTGCAGGAACGGCTCAAGGCCGTGCGTGGCAGCGTGGCGCCCACCCTGGAAGCCAGCGCCGAACTTCAGCCGATCGCCACGCGCGACCTGCTGCGGCTGCTGTCCCATTTGCAGCAGTATGTGCCCACGCCAGACACCGAAGACGATGTCGATCTGCGCAACCAGCTTGGCCAGTTGCTGACCCGGGTCAGCGTCAAGAGCGGCAAATCCCGGGTGGTCGAGGTCGCGGACGAAGACGTGATCAACCTGATGGCCCTGCTGTTCGAGTTCATCCGCAAGGACCGCAACTTGCCTGGCGCGCTCAGGGCGTTGATCGCCCGGCTGCAGATTCCGTTGCTGAAAGTTGCGGTGCTGGACAAGAGTTTTTTCAGTCGCCCCAGCCATCCGGTACGTCGGCTGCTCAATGAAGTCGGTTGTGCCGCTGTGCAGTGGAGCCCACGGGAGGATTATCAGCGCGACGCCTTGTACCTGCGTATCGAGCAAGTTGTGCAGCGTCTGCTGAATGAGTTTGTCGAAGATCCGGCGATTTTTTCCCAGTTGCTCGTGGAGTTCACGGCGTTTATTGCCGATGAGCAGCGCCGCAGCGCACTGGTCGAGCAGCACACCCGTGACGCCGAACAGGCGCGCGTGTTGAGCGACGCGGCCCGCGAGCGGGTTGCCCAGGTGCTGAATCAACGGCTGCTGGGCAAGGCATTACCGCCCGCCGTGGTGCAGTTTGTACAACAGGCGTGGAGCCAGGTGCTGTTGCTGGCCAGCCTCAAGCATGGCGAGCAGTCGGTGCAGTGGCAGTCGGCGCTGCGCACCCTGGACGAGTTGATCTGGAGCGTCGGCCTGCAAAGCGACACCGAGGCTGGTCGGCATCTGCTGGAACGCCTGCCGGGCCTGCTCAAAGCGTTGCGCGACGGCTTGACCAGCGCCGCGTTCGACCCGTTCAGCACCCGTGAATTCTTTGTGCGCTTGCAGGTATTGCACGTTCAGCCCCTGACGGGCGTCGAAGTGTTGAGCGTCGTCCGTGAGCCCTTTACCTTTGGCGCCGAGGTGCCCGACACGGCCCAGGACTTGCCGGGAGATGACCCCGACCTGATCAGTGCCCTGCAGATGCGCATCGGTGACTGGGTCGAGTTCCAGCAAGGCAACGACGCGGCACTGCGCTGCAAGTTGACGGCGATTGTTGCGCCGGCCAACCGTTACATTTTTATCAACCACACCGGCCTCAAGGTGCTGGAGCAAAACCTCGGCGAACTGGCCCAGGCATTCAAGCGCGGCGACCTGCGCAGGCTTGACGACGGGCTGCTGTTCGACCGGGCGCTGGCCACGGTGCTGGGCAATTTGCGCCAACTCAATCGCGGCAAACCATCGCAACCACAGGGCTGA